Proteins from a genomic interval of Nostoc sp. TCL240-02:
- a CDS encoding ChaB family protein: MLYKSNKDLPLDIQTRLSEAYQDLYRAAFNSAIHWYGEASKAHKVALSAVKMQSAMERNVLV, encoded by the coding sequence ATGTTATACAAGTCAAATAAAGATTTGCCTTTAGATATTCAAACTCGATTATCTGAAGCATACCAGGATCTTTACCGAGCAGCTTTTAACTCGGCCATCCATTGGTATGGTGAGGCATCAAAAGCTCACAAAGTTGCGTTAAGTGCTGTCAAGATGCAGTCTGCTATGGAGCGGAATGTTCTTGTTTAG